The Parafrankia discariae genomic interval ATCGGCGGCGCGGCCGTCGACGTCGCCGCCGCCGTCGGATACGTCGGCGCCGGCACGGTCGAGTTCGTCGTGGGCACCGACCGGCCCGACGAGTTCTTCTTCATGGAGATGAACACCCGGCTGCAGGTCGAGCACCCGGTGACCGAGCTGGTCACCGGCGTCGACCTGGTCGCCGAGCAGTTGCGGGTCGCCGCCGGCGAGCGGCTGCGGATCACCCAGGACGAGGTGCGTCTGACCGGCCACGCCGTCGAGGCCCGGGTGTACGCCGAGGACCCGGCCCGCGGCTTCCTGCCCACCGGCGGGGACGTCCTGGTCCTGCGGGAGCCGACCGGCGCGGGGGTGCGCACCGACTCGGGCCTGCGGGCCGGCACGCGGGTCGCCGCCACCTACGACCCGATGCTGGCCAAGGTCGTCGCCTGGGCGCCGGACCGGGCGGGCGCGCTGGCCCGTCTCGACGCCGCGCTCGCGGGCACGACACTGCTGGGTGTCACCACGAACATCGGCTTCCTGCGCCGCCTGATCAGCCATCCCGACACCCGGTCCGGCCGGCTCGACACCGGTCTGGTGGAGCGCCACCTCGAGGCGCTCACCGACCCGGCCGGGCAGGCCCTGCCCGGCGAGCCCACGGCGGACGACGCCCTGGAGGTGTTCGGGCTGGTCGGCGCGGACACGATGGCGCCGACCGGGTCGGTCGTCGACCCCTGGGACGTACCGTCGGGCTGGCGGCTGGGCGAGCGGGCCTGGTCGCGCTGGTCGGTCGCCGCGCCCGGCGGGGCGGGGGCCGCACCGGGCCGCGAGGTCGCCGTGCGACGCGACGCCGACGGCCGGCTGCTGGTCCGCCTGGACGGCGCCGGGCCACGCCCGGCCGAGCTCGACTGGCTGCCCGCGCCGATCCCGGGCCAGCCCGCGGACGCCCTGGTCACCGTGGACGGGCGGACCAGGCGGTGGCAGGTGGCCGCGAGTGGGAGCACGGTCTGGGTGGGTGCCGACGGGTTCACCTGGGCGCTCGCGGAGCGACGGGTGGAGAGCGGCGCCGACGCGGCGGCCGGCGAGCACAGCGGCGAGGCGCGCAGCCCGATGCCGGGCACCGTCGTCGACGTCCGGGCGACGCCCGGTGACACCGTCGAGCCCGGGGCCCCGCTGGTGGTCGTCGAGGCGATGAAGATGGAGCACACCGTGGTCGCGGCGGTCGCCGGCCAGGTGAAGGACGTCCTGGTCCGGGTCGGCGACTCGGTGGCGCTGGACGCGCTGCTCGCGGTCGTCGAGCCGGCCCCCGACGGTACGGCGGACGAGGCCGCGGACTCCGGCCCGCCCCGCCCCTGACCCGTCGAACGGATGTAGTGAAGCACGAGAAGGAGACGGGCCATGTCTGACAACCGGCTGAGTGAAGAGCACGAGACCCTGCGCAAGACGGTCGAGGAGTTCGCCCGGGAGGTGGTCGCCCCCGCCGCCGGCGCGCACGACGAGGCGAAGACCTTCCCGTACGAGATCATCGCGCAGATGGGCGAGATGGGCCTGTTCGGCCTGCCGTTCCCGGAGTCCTACGGCGGCCAGGGCGCCGACTACTTCGCGCTCTGCCTGGCGATCGAGGAGTTGGCGCGGGCCGACTCCTCGGTGGCGATCACCCTCGAGGCCGGGGTGGGCCTCGGCGCGATGCCGATCTACCGGTTCGGCACCGAGGCGCAGCGCGAGGAGTGGCTGCCGGTGCTGGCCAGCGGCCGCTCGCTGGGTGCCTTCGGGCTGACCGAGCCGGGCGCCGGCAGCGACGCGGGCGGCACCCGCACCACGGCCCAGCTCGTCGGTGACGAATGGGTGATCAACGGCTCGAAGGCGTTCATCACGAACTCCGGGACGGACATCACCCGGGTGGTGACGGTGACCGCGGTGACCGGGGAGCCGGTGAACGGCCGGCCGCAGATCTCCTCGATCATCGTCCCGGTGCCGACGCCGGGCTTCAGCGCGGGCGCGCCCTATTCGAAGGTCGGCTGGCACGCCTCGGACACCCGGCCGCTGTCGTTCCAGGACGTGCGGGTTCCCGCGGAGAACCTGCTCGGTGAGCGGGGCCGTGGCTACGCGAACTTCCTGTCCATTCTCGACGAGGGCCGCATCGCCATCTCGGCGCTTTCCGTCGGTCTGGCGCAGGCCTGTGTGGACGAGAGCGTGAAGTACGCGAAGGAGCGGGAGGCGTTCGGCGCTCCGATCGCCCGCAACCAGGCCATCGCGTTCAAGCTCGCCGAGATGGAGACCCGGACCTATGTGGCCCGGACGGCCTATTACGACGCCGCGTGGCGGATGCTCGCCGGCCTGCCTTTCAAGAAGCAGGCGGCGATGGCGAAGCTGTTCTCCTCCGAGGCGGCGGTGACGAACGCCCGCGAGGCGACGCAGATCCACGGCGGCTACGGATTCATGAACGAGTACCCGGTGGCCCGCCACTGGCGTGACTCGAAGATTCTCGAGATCGGTGAGGGCACCAGCGAGGTGCAGAAGATGCTGATCGCGCGCCACCTCGGCGTCTGACGGACGGAGCGGCCAGCCGTGAAGCATGTTGTCGAAGCGATCATGGCCGGTGGGGGGCCTTCGCCGGAGCGGCGGGCGGAGTTCGGGGCGTTGGCGGTGCCGGAGTCGTACCGGGGTGTGGTGGTGCGTAAGGCGGAGGTGGGGATGTTCGAGGGGCGGGTGTCGCGGGAGAAGGATCCGCGGGAGTCGTTGCATGTGGATGAGGTGGGGACGCCGGAGTTGGGGCCGGGTGAGGCTCTGGTGGCGGTGATGGCGTCGTCGGTGAACTACAACACGGTGTGGACGTCGATCTTCGAGCCGTTGTCGACGTTCGGGTTCCTGGAGCGGTATGGGCGGTCGTCGCCGTTGGCGGCCAAGCAT includes:
- a CDS encoding ATP-binding protein; this translates as MFHTVLVANRGEIAVRVIRTLRELGVRSVAVFSDADAGARHVTEADVAVRLGPARALDSYLNIERVLAAAAATGAQAVHPGYGFLAENPVFAQACADAGVVFVGPSARVVELMGNKIAAKRTVAAAGVPVVPGRVEPGMSDDDLVAASTEIGYPVLVKPAAGGGGKGMRLVREPAALAEALRSARREAAASFGDDTLFVERFVDTPRHIEVQVLADTHGNVIHLGERECSLQRRHQKIVEEAPSVLLDAATRARIGGAAVDVAAAVGYVGAGTVEFVVGTDRPDEFFFMEMNTRLQVEHPVTELVTGVDLVAEQLRVAAGERLRITQDEVRLTGHAVEARVYAEDPARGFLPTGGDVLVLREPTGAGVRTDSGLRAGTRVAATYDPMLAKVVAWAPDRAGALARLDAALAGTTLLGVTTNIGFLRRLISHPDTRSGRLDTGLVERHLEALTDPAGQALPGEPTADDALEVFGLVGADTMAPTGSVVDPWDVPSGWRLGERAWSRWSVAAPGGAGAAPGREVAVRRDADGRLLVRLDGAGPRPAELDWLPAPIPGQPADALVTVDGRTRRWQVAASGSTVWVGADGFTWALAERRVESGADAAAGEHSGEARSPMPGTVVDVRATPGDTVEPGAPLVVVEAMKMEHTVVAAVAGQVKDVLVRVGDSVALDALLAVVEPAPDGTADEAADSGPPRP
- a CDS encoding acyl-CoA dehydrogenase family protein, with amino-acid sequence MSDNRLSEEHETLRKTVEEFAREVVAPAAGAHDEAKTFPYEIIAQMGEMGLFGLPFPESYGGQGADYFALCLAIEELARADSSVAITLEAGVGLGAMPIYRFGTEAQREEWLPVLASGRSLGAFGLTEPGAGSDAGGTRTTAQLVGDEWVINGSKAFITNSGTDITRVVTVTAVTGEPVNGRPQISSIIVPVPTPGFSAGAPYSKVGWHASDTRPLSFQDVRVPAENLLGERGRGYANFLSILDEGRIAISALSVGLAQACVDESVKYAKEREAFGAPIARNQAIAFKLAEMETRTYVARTAYYDAAWRMLAGLPFKKQAAMAKLFSSEAAVTNAREATQIHGGYGFMNEYPVARHWRDSKILEIGEGTSEVQKMLIARHLGV